From Echinicola soli, a single genomic window includes:
- a CDS encoding BamA/TamA family outer membrane protein, whose product MKQIRLSIPQRYLKSTLLLLCLIGSVLAHCPSGLAQNEDTTSQAVNTLKAPEKVTVHNVFIIGNEKTRKNIILREMDVAPGVEYDWEEFLAMVKTDQQRIYNLQLFTSVEITPLFVEDEEVELLVSVKERWYVIPSIIFDLADRNFSEWWINQNRDLSRVNYGLKLNHNNVGGRNEKLRVMGQLGFTQAFDLVYSIPYIDKDQEHGLALRINYNTNKTIAVKSAYNKQVFYTNEEEDILRKNLGATVQYTYRGNFYNFNYLTLGYSNTKIHEDVLTQNPNYFLNDSTRQKYFYASYNFKHDRRDNIAYATQGELINVGVTRYGLFTNDDVNETEIALIANKYFRFSDKTHLVTGISASSYLSSSQPYTLVRGIGYSPDFIRGYEINVIEGQQTIIHKNSFRYKLLDVAYDISKLIPIEEFSTFPIRAYLSANFDHGYVNDRNHIPENAALTNTYLYGYGLGLDLVTFYDQVFRFEYSINSQQVGSFFINIKAPL is encoded by the coding sequence GTGAAACAAATTCGTTTATCCATACCGCAAAGATACCTAAAAAGCACATTATTACTTTTATGCCTTATTGGTTCGGTATTGGCCCACTGCCCAAGTGGTTTGGCACAAAACGAGGACACCACCTCCCAAGCGGTCAATACCTTAAAAGCTCCAGAGAAAGTAACGGTCCACAATGTGTTTATCATAGGCAATGAAAAGACTAGAAAAAACATCATTCTCCGAGAAATGGATGTTGCTCCCGGTGTGGAGTATGATTGGGAGGAGTTCTTGGCCATGGTCAAGACAGATCAACAGCGAATTTATAATTTGCAGCTTTTTACATCCGTAGAAATCACTCCGCTATTCGTAGAGGATGAAGAAGTTGAGCTGCTGGTTTCGGTAAAAGAGCGCTGGTATGTTATTCCAAGTATTATTTTTGATCTCGCTGACCGAAATTTCTCAGAATGGTGGATCAATCAAAACAGGGATCTTTCCCGTGTCAATTATGGCTTAAAACTAAACCATAATAATGTCGGAGGCCGTAACGAAAAACTAAGAGTAATGGGTCAGCTGGGCTTTACTCAGGCTTTTGACCTGGTGTACAGCATTCCTTATATCGATAAAGACCAAGAACATGGTCTTGCTCTTCGGATCAATTACAACACCAATAAGACTATCGCCGTCAAATCCGCTTATAATAAGCAAGTCTTTTACACCAATGAGGAAGAGGACATATTAAGGAAAAATCTAGGAGCCACGGTGCAGTACACCTATCGGGGTAATTTCTATAATTTCAACTACCTCACCCTTGGCTATAGTAATACCAAAATCCATGAGGATGTATTGACCCAAAACCCTAATTATTTTCTCAATGACAGTACGCGGCAGAAATATTTCTATGCCTCTTATAACTTTAAGCACGACCGCAGAGATAATATCGCCTATGCCACACAAGGTGAACTTATCAATGTAGGAGTGACGAGATATGGTCTCTTTACCAACGATGATGTCAATGAAACCGAGATTGCACTGATTGCCAATAAGTATTTTAGATTTAGTGATAAGACGCACCTGGTAACGGGTATTTCGGCATCCAGCTACCTCAGCTCCAGCCAACCCTATACCTTGGTCCGCGGTATTGGTTATTCACCGGACTTTATAAGAGGATATGAAATCAACGTGATCGAAGGTCAACAAACCATCATTCACAAAAATAGCTTTAGGTATAAACTGCTGGATGTGGCTTATGATATCTCTAAACTGATCCCTATCGAGGAATTTAGCACCTTCCCGATCAGGGCTTACCTCAGTGCCAATTTTGACCATGGCTACGTAAACGACCGTAACCACATCCCTGAAAATGCCGCGCTTACCAATACATACCTCTATGGCTATGGCCTTGGGCTAGACTTGGTCACTTTTTACGATCAGGTATTCAGATTTGAATACTCTATAAATAGCCAACAAGTAGGCAGTTTCTTCATCAATATTAAGGCTCCGCTTTAA
- the yidD gene encoding membrane protein insertion efficiency factor YidD, with protein MKTILRKIAIFPVLLYQYLISPMFPGACRYTPTCSQYTKEAILKHGIIKGGWLGIKRIASCHPWGGHGHDPVP; from the coding sequence TTGAAAACTATTTTAAGAAAAATAGCGATTTTTCCAGTGTTGCTTTATCAGTACTTGATCTCGCCAATGTTTCCAGGAGCTTGTAGGTATACGCCCACTTGTAGCCAATATACGAAAGAGGCAATTCTCAAACACGGCATAATCAAAGGAGGATGGCTGGGGATCAAACGCATTGCCAGCTGCCATCCATGGGGAGGCCATGGTCATGACCCCGTTCCTTAA
- a CDS encoding prolipoprotein diacylglyceryl transferase produces MISIILDYVVWSPNPAVFPGFDRIRWYSLLFALGFIISQQIVIYLFKKEGHDERLVDKLTIYMVVATIIGARLGHVLFYEPEKYLSNPIEILKVWEGGLASHGAAIAILIALWLYVRNTPKQRYLWVVDRIVIVVAMTGALIRFGNLMNSEIGGKPTETDNGFVYAHSTEEILGTLNVPVEHVSAYKPDDRNGELQGNGHVPVNIDIEIKKGNYQEADLRRTLENDVKYVLTKFNSSEKYMAEPADTPLDYDLKDEGDHYLATIRTFGLTKHPTQIYESISYFIIFLILYLLWNKYKERLPDGLLLGLFLITVFGMRFVWEFFKENQVDFEENLSLNMGQTLSIPLVLGGIILVIRALKTGNPAKHN; encoded by the coding sequence ATGATCAGCATTATTTTAGATTACGTAGTCTGGAGCCCTAACCCAGCTGTTTTTCCAGGTTTTGATCGGATCAGGTGGTACAGCCTTTTATTTGCCCTTGGCTTTATCATTTCCCAGCAAATCGTCATCTACCTCTTTAAAAAAGAAGGCCATGACGAACGATTAGTAGATAAATTGACCATCTATATGGTCGTGGCTACCATCATAGGTGCTCGTTTAGGGCATGTCTTGTTTTATGAACCCGAAAAATACCTCAGCAATCCTATCGAAATCCTAAAGGTCTGGGAAGGTGGACTTGCCAGCCATGGTGCTGCCATAGCCATTTTGATAGCTCTCTGGCTCTACGTTCGCAATACACCGAAGCAGCGCTACCTTTGGGTAGTGGACAGAATTGTCATCGTAGTGGCCATGACGGGGGCGCTGATCAGATTTGGGAACCTCATGAATTCAGAAATAGGCGGCAAGCCTACCGAAACCGACAATGGCTTTGTCTATGCCCATAGCACAGAAGAAATCTTGGGGACCCTCAACGTCCCTGTGGAGCATGTTTCTGCCTATAAACCAGATGACCGCAATGGAGAACTACAAGGGAACGGTCACGTCCCTGTAAATATTGACATCGAAATAAAAAAAGGGAATTACCAGGAAGCTGACTTAAGGAGAACCTTGGAAAATGATGTCAAATACGTCCTGACCAAGTTTAATAGTTCTGAAAAATACATGGCTGAGCCTGCAGACACGCCCTTGGATTACGACCTGAAAGATGAAGGTGACCACTACTTGGCCACTATCCGTACCTTTGGACTTACCAAACACCCGACACAAATCTACGAGTCCATTTCCTACTTCATCATTTTCTTGATCCTCTATCTCCTTTGGAATAAATACAAAGAGCGGCTCCCTGATGGCCTGCTGCTGGGATTGTTTCTAATTACAGTCTTTGGAATGCGGTTCGTTTGGGAATTCTTTAAAGAAAATCAAGTAGACTTCGAAGAGAACCTCTCCCTAAATATGGGCCAGACACTGAGTATTCCATTGGTTTTGGGAGGCATTATTCTCGTTATAAGGGCCCTGAAAACAGGCAATCCGGCCAAACATAATTAA